In Candidatus Peregrinibacteria bacterium, a genomic segment contains:
- a CDS encoding type II toxin-antitoxin system YafQ family toxin, which translates to MRIPYYAKRFRRDYSKLKKSGRRNIEKLHKVLQDLIDGKKLAPHHVDHVLFGEWNRYRDCHIEGDWVLIYEIGEDSEERETITFHATGTHAQLFE; encoded by the coding sequence ATGAGAATTCCTTATTATGCAAAGCGTTTTCGGCGCGATTATTCAAAACTCAAGAAATCAGGGCGAAGAAATATTGAGAAACTTCATAAAGTTTTGCAGGATCTTATCGATGGGAAAAAACTTGCTCCACACCACGTTGACCATGTGCTTTTTGGCGAATGGAATAGATATCGAGATTGTCATATTGAAGGAGATTGGGTTTTGATTTATGAAATTGGTGAAGATTCAGAAGAACGCGAAACGATTACTTTTCATGCGACAGGAACGCATGCTCAATTGTTTGAATAG
- a CDS encoding type II toxin-antitoxin system RelB/DinJ family antitoxin, translating into MCRRSSSTQNEICKKSICHIETNGVQLEYIAFDIVLMGTGRLQHRIDPVLQQRAEEILLEQGIKPSQAITIFYTEVTRKRGFPFLPSEVPNDELKKDLREARKGKGIKKFKNKKVFFDALKKL; encoded by the coding sequence TTGTGTCGTCGGAGTTCGTCGACACAAAATGAGATATGCAAAAAATCCATTTGTCATATTGAGACAAATGGAGTACAATTGGAGTATATTGCATTTGATATTGTTCTTATGGGAACTGGAAGATTACAACACCGAATTGATCCTGTCCTGCAACAACGAGCAGAAGAAATTCTCCTTGAACAAGGCATAAAGCCATCTCAGGCGATTACGATATTTTATACAGAAGTCACGAGAAAGAGGGGATTCCCATTTCTTCCTTCCGAAGTTCCGAATGATGAACTCAAGAAAGATTTACGAGAAGCACGAAAAGGAAAAGGAATAAAAAAATTTAAGAATAAAAAGGTCTTCTTTGATGCTTTGAAAAAATTGTGA
- a CDS encoding RsmB/NOP family class I SAM-dependent RNA methyltransferase, whose translation MKNSQKISLLEKRTLIEEKIRSLYPDTYRKIIHSISQAKPTTFRINTLNGGAEVLEELTEHGIQVQKGPLPNSYVVKKGSQKEIEATSGYQNGKIYLQEFSSMLPPLILDVEKNHIVLDLAAAPGGKSTEIQAITGDESKIVCVEKNPIRFERLKYNLELQGVKNYEILLENGIGLYKNHPEYSEYFERILLDAPCSNEGGIHLSEPKSYASWDLKPSKELMRTQKGLIMSAYHTLRPGGILVYSTCTFCIEENEGIVDWLLKQTQNMELLPISLGIPNTIPGFTKFTEDIFHPSLVRTKRIIPDALFTAFFLAKFRKVMIQI comes from the coding sequence ATGAAAAATTCTCAAAAAATTTCGCTTTTAGAGAAAAGAACACTCATTGAAGAAAAAATTAGATCCCTTTATCCAGATACGTATAGGAAGATTATTCATTCTATATCTCAAGCAAAGCCAACAACTTTTCGAATAAACACTTTGAATGGTGGAGCAGAAGTATTGGAGGAATTGACGGAGCATGGAATTCAGGTCCAAAAAGGTCCGCTACCGAATTCTTATGTTGTGAAGAAGGGATCTCAAAAAGAAATCGAAGCAACTTCAGGATATCAAAACGGGAAAATTTATCTTCAGGAATTTTCGAGCATGCTTCCTCCGCTTATTCTTGATGTGGAAAAAAATCATATCGTACTGGATCTCGCCGCTGCTCCAGGAGGAAAATCAACGGAAATTCAGGCAATTACAGGAGATGAATCAAAAATTGTGTGCGTGGAAAAAAATCCTATTCGTTTCGAGAGACTCAAGTACAATCTCGAGCTTCAGGGCGTAAAAAATTATGAAATTCTTCTCGAGAATGGAATTGGACTTTATAAGAATCATCCGGAATATTCAGAATATTTTGAGAGAATTCTCCTCGATGCTCCGTGTTCAAACGAAGGAGGAATACATCTTTCTGAGCCCAAATCGTATGCTTCCTGGGATTTAAAACCTTCAAAAGAACTTATGAGAACACAAAAGGGGCTCATTATGTCGGCGTATCATACGCTGAGACCCGGTGGAATTTTGGTATATTCGACCTGTACGTTTTGCATTGAAGAAAATGAGGGAATTGTTGATTGGCTTCTCAAGCAAACTCAAAACATGGAACTTCTGCCAATCTCCCTAGGAATTCCAAATACCATTCCCGGTTTCACAAAATTTACAGAAGATATTTTCCATCCTTCTCTTGTTCGAACAAAAAGGATCATTCCTGATGCCCTTTTCACCGCATTTTTTCTGGCAAAATTTCGGAAAGTGATGATACAAATTTAG
- a CDS encoding GNAT family N-acetyltransferase, translated as MDKIHYSIIRNAKELEILRNKSSFNYTYDETTITLLKKNFTLADSLSILAKNNDEFAAFCSIDRDWWEENYFFIREILVDPKFQKQGIGEKIMDMCREHAREKKAIGVVTETDFKNFPMQKLCTKFGFQEWENPQWKEGITYKLIF; from the coding sequence ATGGATAAGATCCATTATTCAATAATCAGAAACGCAAAAGAACTTGAAATTTTGCGTAATAAATCCTCCTTCAATTACACGTACGATGAGACAACAATTACACTCCTCAAAAAGAACTTCACATTAGCGGATAGTCTCTCCATTCTTGCAAAAAATAATGACGAATTTGCGGCTTTCTGTTCCATCGACAGAGACTGGTGGGAAGAGAATTATTTTTTTATTCGAGAAATACTCGTCGATCCGAAATTTCAAAAGCAAGGAATTGGAGAAAAAATAATGGACATGTGTAGAGAACATGCTCGTGAGAAGAAAGCCATTGGAGTCGTTACTGAAACAGATTTTAAAAACTTCCCCATGCAAAAACTTTGCACGAAATTTGGATTTCAAGAATGGGAGAATCCTCAGTGGAAAGAAGGAATAACTTATAAATTGATTTTTTAA
- the queG gene encoding tRNA epoxyqueuosine(34) reductase QueG, translating to MRKKSFWSAVEKKAQEIGFSEIGFSGISDISDMGEHLENWLQNGFHGDMEYMERTKNVRKDPRGFLPNVKSVIVRTVGYYHDRMKARPRGRAFRDDDGIGGNAIIARYAAGRDYHKVIKKMLFELQEFIRAEYFPKSNESDFRLSLDAHPVMEKVWAEKAKLGFLGKNSCLITQKSGSWVLIGCIFTTVEIPRDDRKSSGPDFSKLNCGNCTRCTHACPTGAIVRPGLIDARKCIPYLTIENKGGIPVELREKIGNRIFGCDICQEVCPYNIPRQGKSPEDERLLKNPMMEKEIAGTQILISEILEMDSDEKFLKRFAGSPLMRAKRRGMIRNACIVAGNSGNAEFLPLLQKVIDRESDPMLKEHAEWGINQLRIIQLRITN from the coding sequence ATGCGAAAAAAATCATTTTGGTCGGCGGTAGAGAAAAAAGCTCAAGAAATCGGGTTTTCTGAGATTGGTTTTTCGGGAATTTCGGATATTTCCGATATGGGGGAACACTTAGAAAATTGGCTTCAAAATGGATTTCATGGAGATATGGAATACATGGAGCGAACAAAAAATGTGCGCAAGGATCCGAGGGGATTTTTGCCGAATGTAAAATCGGTAATAGTGAGAACGGTCGGGTATTATCACGATCGCATGAAAGCGCGACCGCGCGGTCGCGCTTTCCGGGATGATGATGGAATCGGAGGAAATGCCATCATCGCTCGTTATGCCGCCGGCCGTGATTATCACAAAGTCATCAAAAAAATGCTTTTCGAACTTCAAGAATTCATTCGCGCGGAATATTTTCCAAAATCGAACGAATCCGATTTTCGTCTTTCCCTCGATGCGCATCCGGTGATGGAAAAAGTGTGGGCAGAAAAAGCAAAACTCGGTTTTTTGGGAAAAAATTCCTGTCTCATTACTCAAAAATCTGGTTCATGGGTGCTCATCGGATGTATTTTTACAACGGTTGAAATTCCCCGTGATGATCGGAAATCGTCCGGTCCAGATTTTTCAAAATTGAATTGTGGAAATTGTACCCGTTGTACTCACGCCTGCCCCACAGGCGCAATCGTTCGTCCAGGTCTTATTGATGCGCGAAAGTGCATTCCTTATTTGACGATTGAGAATAAAGGCGGAATTCCAGTGGAACTCAGAGAAAAAATCGGCAACCGAATTTTTGGCTGTGATATTTGTCAGGAAGTGTGTCCATACAATATTCCGAGGCAAGGGAAGTCGCCCGAGGATGAGCGACTCTTGAAAAATCCAATGATGGAAAAGGAAATTGCTGGTACTCAAATTCTCATTTCTGAAATTCTCGAAATGGATTCTGATGAGAAGTTTTTGAAGCGATTTGCTGGGTCGCCACTCATGCGGGCGAAGAGAAGGGGAATGATTCGGAATGCGTGTATTGTCGCGGGGAATTCAGGGAACGCAGAATTTCTTCCGCTCCTGCAAAAAGTAATCGATCGCGAAAGCGATCCAATGCTGAAGGAGCATGCGGAGTGGGGGATAAATCAATTACGAATCATTCAATTACGAATTACGAATTAG
- the purN gene encoding phosphoribosylglycinamide formyltransferase — protein MTKAKDKLRIAILASTSGSDLPAIFAMDRNHYNFVFLLTNKEHAPCREKAENANVPDIFLDATGKSREEYDEEILQLLEKEKIDLVILVGWMRILSSKLVRAYLGRMINVHPSLLPAFPGGMDTNVHEEVLKAGIKKTGVTIHFVTENLDEGPIILQKSCSVDANETVDSLKAKVQKLEQEMFPEVIRMFRMGKIHMSDIIPS, from the coding sequence ATGACCAAAGCAAAAGACAAACTCAGAATCGCAATCCTCGCTTCTACTTCTGGCTCCGATCTTCCTGCAATTTTTGCAATGGACCGAAACCATTATAACTTTGTTTTTCTTCTGACGAACAAAGAACATGCGCCGTGCCGAGAAAAAGCGGAAAATGCAAATGTTCCTGATATTTTTCTTGATGCTACTGGGAAATCACGTGAAGAATACGATGAAGAAATTCTTCAGCTTCTCGAAAAAGAGAAAATTGATCTCGTGATTCTCGTCGGCTGGATGAGAATTCTTTCTTCAAAACTCGTGCGAGCGTATCTCGGACGAATGATAAATGTCCATCCTTCACTTCTTCCGGCGTTTCCGGGAGGAATGGATACGAATGTCCACGAAGAAGTGTTAAAAGCAGGAATAAAGAAAACGGGGGTCACGATTCATTTTGTTACGGAAAATCTTGATGAAGGACCGATTATTCTTCAGAAATCATGTTCTGTTGATGCGAATGAAACGGTAGATTCACTGAAGGCAAAGGTACAAAAACTCGAACAGGAAATGTTTCCAGAGGTGATTCGAATGTTTCGAATGGGGAAAATTCATATGAGCGACATAATTCCTTCTTGA
- a CDS encoding KilA-N domain-containing protein: MTHKKINLQGIQVSIIERNNEDYISLTDMAKFKTYDSGVVISNWLTTKYTIQFMGAWEQFHNPIFNLMEFNKIKNEVGTNGFIISSSLWIRKTNAIGIRSSAGRYGGTFAHKDIAFEFATWLSPEFKLYLIKEFQRLKDEENERLAVGWNVKRILTKINYRIHTDAISKHLIPKEITKKQAEVIFASEADVLNTALFGMTAKEWREKNPKKEGNMRDYADVFQLVCLANLETLNAEFIRQGFPQSERLLRLNQIAILQMRSLIENPNFKKLN, from the coding sequence ATGACTCACAAAAAAATAAATTTACAGGGCATACAAGTGTCCATCATAGAGAGGAATAATGAGGATTATATTTCTCTCACCGACATGGCGAAATTCAAAACCTATGACAGCGGAGTGGTTATTTCCAATTGGCTCACGACAAAATACACGATACAGTTTATGGGGGCGTGGGAGCAGTTCCATAATCCAATTTTTAATCTTATGGAATTCAATAAGATTAAAAATGAAGTCGGAACAAATGGGTTTATTATCTCTTCTTCTTTGTGGATCAGGAAAACAAACGCCATAGGAATTAGATCGAGTGCGGGGAGATATGGAGGTACTTTTGCTCATAAGGATATTGCGTTTGAATTTGCCACATGGCTTTCTCCAGAGTTTAAGCTCTATCTCATCAAAGAGTTCCAAAGGCTCAAGGATGAAGAAAATGAAAGACTCGCTGTTGGTTGGAACGTGAAGCGAATTCTGACAAAAATTAACTATCGAATTCATACTGATGCAATTTCGAAGCACCTCATCCCAAAAGAAATAACAAAAAAACAGGCCGAGGTAATTTTTGCGAGTGAAGCTGATGTATTAAATACAGCGTTATTTGGGATGACGGCAAAAGAATGGCGAGAGAAAAATCCAAAAAAAGAAGGAAACATGCGTGATTATGCCGATGTTTTTCAACTGGTGTGCTTAGCGAATCTGGAAACACTAAATGCCGAATTCATTCGGCAAGGGTTTCCTCAAAGTGAAAGGCTTCTCAGACTCAATCAAATTGCCATTCTTCAGATGAGGTCATTGATTGAAAATCCGAATTTTAAAAAACTGAATTAA
- a CDS encoding DUF1624 domain-containing protein encodes MISTWRNFFLLKYCTLPLLSSQKRFWELDFFRGCAVLGMIVFHAFFIVKFSQNSILEMYQTGWLVLARSIQVTFLTLVGISLVISYFRAREKGNVTLFYERQMKRALILIVLGILLSFITFIFLPGYFIRFGILHVIGMSVLTLIPVVPQKHRALVFSVLILVLGYFRRSLGTSSYALYIFGFYRELVPTLDYFPIFPWMGFVAFGIFLGHFFYPHGNRKWNLPEMENFFGKCIVFMGKRALIIYLIHIPILLISFFVMGVIS; translated from the coding sequence ATGATTTCCACATGGAGGAATTTTTTCCTTCTTAAGTATTGCACTTTGCCATTGCTATCATCACAAAAAAGATTTTGGGAACTGGATTTTTTTCGCGGATGCGCTGTCTTAGGAATGATTGTATTTCATGCATTTTTTATAGTGAAATTTTCACAGAATTCGATTTTGGAAATGTATCAAACGGGATGGCTTGTCCTCGCCAGAAGTATTCAAGTTACTTTTTTAACTCTTGTGGGAATTTCCCTCGTAATTTCCTATTTCAGGGCGCGAGAGAAAGGAAATGTCACTTTATTTTATGAGCGGCAAATGAAAAGAGCGCTCATTTTGATCGTTCTCGGAATTCTTCTGTCATTCATTACTTTTATTTTTCTTCCCGGTTATTTTATTCGATTCGGCATTCTTCATGTCATTGGAATGAGCGTTCTCACATTGATTCCTGTAGTTCCTCAAAAACACAGAGCCCTCGTTTTTTCAGTTCTTATCTTGGTGCTTGGGTATTTTCGAAGGTCTTTGGGAACATCCTCTTATGCGCTCTATATTTTTGGATTTTACCGAGAACTTGTCCCAACGCTTGATTATTTCCCGATATTTCCGTGGATGGGATTTGTCGCGTTTGGCATATTTCTCGGACATTTTTTCTATCCACATGGAAACAGAAAATGGAATTTGCCGGAAATGGAGAATTTTTTCGGAAAATGTATCGTATTCATGGGGAAGCGAGCGCTCATCATTTATCTCATTCATATTCCTATTCTCCTTATTTCGTTTTTTGTGATGGGAGTCATTTCATGA
- a CDS encoding CCA tRNA nucleotidyltransferase → MQQTALQIVKTLQNAGYIAYFAGGAVRDILLGNSPDDIDIATNAKPEEIEKLFAKTYSIGKHFGVILVEENGHHFEIATFRSDAGYTDGRRPNAVFFTDAKEDAFRRDFTINGMFFDPISDELHDFVGGEKDLKRKILRFIGNAEERIRDDHLRILRAVRFKNRFQLKYESKTKKALMLHSSLIVHISAERVQEELTKMLLRFSRKQAFQDLLDLGILEHIIPELTELKNTPQPKNFHSEGDVLIHTFMVIAKLPEHPSLELAWAALFHDIGKAKAISYREKRIRFPNHEVFGEEISKKILKRLKFSNFSLGKICWLVKHHQLFDVFENMKWSTKLHYFDHPFFEDLLLLHHADLYGSLPSRAHVHEQGENNLSGIKAEYERAHFDNLLPSAQPELLSGKEIMKILNIPPSKKIGEIKAALREAQLNGKILDALSARKWILKKYSS, encoded by the coding sequence GTGCAACAAACTGCTCTTCAAATCGTCAAGACTCTTCAGAATGCTGGATATATTGCGTATTTTGCTGGAGGTGCCGTACGAGACATTCTTCTCGGAAATAGTCCGGATGATATCGATATTGCCACAAACGCGAAACCTGAAGAAATCGAAAAACTCTTTGCGAAAACATATTCCATCGGAAAACATTTTGGTGTGATTTTGGTAGAGGAGAATGGACATCATTTTGAAATTGCAACTTTTCGGAGTGATGCCGGATATACCGATGGAAGAAGGCCGAATGCCGTATTTTTTACTGATGCGAAGGAAGACGCATTTCGAAGAGATTTTACGATCAATGGAATGTTTTTTGACCCGATTTCAGATGAGCTGCACGATTTTGTGGGAGGAGAAAAAGATTTGAAACGAAAAATACTGAGGTTTATTGGGAATGCGGAAGAACGAATTCGTGACGATCATCTCCGCATTCTTCGAGCGGTACGATTCAAAAATAGATTCCAACTCAAATATGAAAGCAAAACGAAGAAGGCTCTCATGCTTCACTCTTCACTTATTGTCCACATTTCTGCAGAGCGAGTGCAGGAAGAGCTTACTAAAATGCTGCTGCGATTTTCACGAAAACAAGCTTTTCAGGATCTTCTTGATTTGGGAATTCTTGAGCATATTATTCCCGAACTTACCGAACTCAAAAATACTCCTCAGCCAAAGAACTTCCATTCCGAGGGAGATGTCCTCATACACACGTTTATGGTCATCGCAAAACTTCCAGAACATCCGAGCTTAGAACTCGCTTGGGCGGCTCTTTTTCACGATATTGGAAAAGCTAAAGCCATATCCTACCGCGAGAAAAGAATTCGTTTCCCAAATCACGAAGTATTTGGAGAAGAAATATCGAAAAAGATTTTAAAACGACTTAAATTTTCAAATTTTTCCCTGGGAAAAATTTGTTGGCTCGTAAAACATCATCAGCTTTTTGATGTTTTTGAGAATATGAAGTGGTCCACAAAGCTTCATTATTTCGATCATCCTTTTTTTGAAGATCTCCTTCTTCTTCATCATGCTGACCTCTATGGATCTCTCCCGAGTAGAGCTCATGTTCACGAGCAGGGAGAAAATAATCTCAGTGGAATAAAAGCTGAATATGAACGAGCTCATTTTGATAATCTTCTCCCTTCTGCTCAGCCAGAGCTTCTCTCAGGAAAAGAAATTATGAAAATTCTGAATATTCCTCCCTCCAAAAAAATTGGAGAAATAAAGGCGGCTCTACGTGAAGCGCAGCTTAATGGAAAAATTTTGGATGCCCTATCCGCTCGGAAATGGATTTTGAAGAAATATTCCAGCTAA
- the infB gene encoding translation initiation factor IF-2, with the protein MVKMIRMAGVAKHLGIASQELRKLLTEVNLGVKPTDREIPENLAAGIVRFAARRFKIKCPPLIQLEEETGEESEDQKISSEEKELSSLTQLKTIAQNSKKDLEKRKKMVRESAGDEAGSADGKGGGKKLSILRKIEISPEAAAKAKEKMKEEEEMKRQLKQEKDEEIMERKLLQKKKQEQIFKKKEGSVEIPDHLPIKEFAEKIGIPTSQILAALVRNGVMATLNSTIDFDTCSLISLEFDIEVKKAQADVSSESLFSGDISELLKDEKENLKTRPPVIVVIGHVDHGKTSILDRIRKAKVAEGEAGGITQHIGAYQIEKNGRLITFLDTPGHESFTAMRARGTKTADIAILVIAADEGIKPQTVEAINHAKEADIPIIVAMNKMDKESANPEKVKGELNEHGLQVEEWGGKTPLVPVSAHSGAGIEELLEIVLLQADLLELAANSKRRAVGTVIEAHLDPSIGPVGTILVNTGTLHIKDIFIIGKIRGRVKTMVNDTGKNIISAPPSSAVQISGIDSVPIPGDILQVFENEKILKNKLEELETLHERKTGRGMGVSEIIDHLKQGNMKFLKVVLKADTNGSLEAVKQAVGKIKHEEVGVKIIHAAVGAITETDVMMAAASQGLVVGFNVIVSPRVRRISEKESVEIMNYDIIYKLTEDIEKILGGLLEPELVETVLGRAFVKQIFYTKKKMMILGCKIESGKIKVKSKIRVYRKEEKIGEGVIAALQHFEKKVPEIEEGQECGIQFEGNFPLEERDVLEAYEMEKRIRTL; encoded by the coding sequence ATGGTCAAAATGATACGAATGGCTGGAGTGGCAAAACACTTGGGAATTGCTTCTCAAGAGCTCCGAAAACTTCTCACCGAGGTAAATCTTGGTGTGAAGCCAACTGATAGAGAAATACCAGAAAATCTTGCGGCAGGGATTGTTCGATTTGCTGCACGAAGATTTAAAATTAAGTGTCCTCCGCTCATTCAGCTTGAAGAAGAAACTGGAGAGGAAAGCGAAGACCAAAAAATCTCTTCAGAAGAGAAAGAACTCTCCTCGCTGACACAACTCAAAACTATTGCTCAGAATTCGAAAAAAGATCTCGAAAAAAGAAAAAAAATGGTTCGTGAATCTGCAGGAGATGAGGCAGGAAGTGCTGATGGAAAGGGAGGAGGTAAAAAACTTTCCATTCTCAGAAAAATAGAAATTTCTCCTGAAGCGGCGGCAAAGGCAAAAGAAAAGATGAAAGAGGAAGAAGAAATGAAGCGTCAGCTAAAACAAGAAAAAGATGAAGAAATCATGGAACGAAAATTACTCCAGAAAAAGAAGCAGGAACAAATCTTTAAAAAGAAAGAAGGCTCTGTTGAAATTCCCGATCATCTCCCCATTAAAGAATTTGCTGAAAAAATTGGTATCCCTACTTCTCAGATTCTCGCCGCACTTGTTCGAAACGGCGTGATGGCAACATTGAATAGCACTATTGATTTTGATACTTGCTCGCTCATTTCTCTGGAATTTGATATTGAGGTAAAAAAAGCCCAAGCAGATGTGTCGAGTGAAAGTCTTTTTTCTGGCGATATTTCTGAGCTTCTGAAAGATGAAAAAGAAAATCTGAAAACAAGACCTCCGGTAATTGTGGTAATCGGGCATGTTGATCACGGGAAAACGAGTATTCTCGATAGAATTCGAAAGGCAAAAGTAGCAGAGGGCGAGGCGGGAGGAATTACTCAACATATCGGAGCATATCAAATTGAAAAAAATGGCAGACTAATCACATTTTTGGATACTCCGGGACACGAATCATTCACCGCAATGCGAGCGAGAGGAACCAAAACTGCCGATATTGCCATCCTGGTGATTGCTGCTGACGAAGGTATTAAACCGCAAACCGTTGAAGCGATAAATCACGCGAAAGAAGCCGATATTCCCATTATTGTGGCGATGAATAAAATGGATAAAGAGAGCGCTAATCCGGAAAAAGTAAAAGGAGAACTTAATGAACACGGTCTGCAAGTGGAAGAATGGGGCGGAAAAACTCCTCTTGTTCCCGTCTCTGCGCACTCGGGAGCTGGAATTGAGGAGCTTCTCGAAATAGTACTGCTGCAAGCTGATCTTCTTGAACTTGCGGCAAATTCGAAACGAAGAGCTGTGGGTACCGTCATTGAAGCCCATCTTGATCCTTCCATTGGTCCTGTGGGTACTATTTTGGTAAATACTGGGACTCTCCACATAAAAGATATTTTTATCATTGGAAAAATTCGGGGAAGAGTAAAAACTATGGTAAATGATACGGGGAAAAATATCATTTCTGCTCCGCCTTCGTCCGCCGTACAGATTTCTGGAATAGATTCGGTTCCTATTCCGGGAGATATTTTGCAAGTGTTCGAAAATGAAAAAATCCTTAAAAACAAACTCGAAGAATTGGAAACGCTTCACGAGCGAAAAACAGGAAGAGGAATGGGGGTTTCTGAGATTATTGATCACCTGAAGCAGGGAAATATGAAATTCCTGAAAGTCGTTTTAAAAGCTGACACAAATGGTTCTCTCGAGGCAGTAAAACAAGCGGTGGGGAAAATAAAACATGAAGAAGTAGGAGTAAAAATTATTCATGCAGCAGTCGGAGCAATTACAGAGACAGACGTTATGATGGCAGCTGCGAGCCAAGGACTTGTAGTTGGATTTAATGTCATCGTTTCACCAAGGGTACGCAGAATCTCTGAAAAAGAATCGGTGGAAATTATGAATTACGATATTATTTACAAACTCACGGAAGACATCGAGAAGATCCTTGGTGGACTTCTGGAGCCAGAACTTGTAGAAACAGTTCTTGGAAGAGCATTTGTGAAACAAATTTTTTACACAAAGAAGAAAATGATGATTCTTGGATGTAAAATTGAAAGCGGAAAAATAAAAGTAAAATCAAAGATTCGGGTATATCGAAAAGAAGAGAAAATTGGAGAAGGAGTTATTGCCGCTCTTCAACATTTCGAAAAGAAAGTCCCTGAAATTGAGGAAGGACAAGAATGTGGCATCCAATTCGAAGGAAACTTCCCTCTCGAAGAAAGGGATGTTTTGGAAGCATATGAAATGGAGAAGCGAATCAGAACACTTTAA